The genomic DNA CCAGTTGTGCGACGAGATCGCGATCGGAGTCGATCTCCGGCAAGTCCTCGGCGATGTCGAGTTCAATCGTAAGGGGCTTGCGCCCGCACATCCACCTCGCGGCGGAGACGGTCTCCCGCAACAGCGGGGCGAGCGGAAACCGCGCACGCCTCACGTCGAGCTTTCCGCTGTCGGCGCGCGCGAGCGCCAGGAGATCGTCCACCATGCGCAATAGCTGGGTGGCGTTCGTTCGCGCTGCATCGATCGCGCGCCGTTGCTGCTCGGTGAGTTCACCATAGACGCCCGACTCGAGAATCTCGGCGACGCCGAGGACGCCGTGGATCGGCGTGCGCAGTTCATGCGTCATGTTGGTCATGAACTCGCGTTTGTGCTGTTGTGCGTCGATCAACGCCCGTGCGTGTCGTTCGAGTTTACGCTCGCGCTCGCGCAGTACGCGCAGCACCGCCGCGAGGTAGTAGGTGAGGCCGGCGAGCAGGCCGAAGCGGACCGCGAAGTCGACGGCCACGTACGCACCGGTGACGCCGCCCGTGTAGTCTACCGGCGCGGGCCGCGCCGGCAGAACGCCGGCGTAGACCAGCAGGGACATCCCCCCGTAACACGCGACCGCCAGCGCGGACGTGAGCACGGTGATCCCGCGGTTGGACAACATCGCGACGACCGCGATCTCGATCACGTAGGCGGCAAATAGCGGGCTCGTCTGCGCCCCCGTGAGGTAGATCGCGCCGGTGATGACGACCAGATCGGCGACGAGGTTCAACCCCTGCGCCTCGAGCACCAACACGCGGCGGCGAAGCGACCACCACGCGAGCGTATTCGTCGCCAGTTTCGCGACGATCAGACCATAGTAGGTCCAACTCCAGGCGATGAGCCGCTGCCAGTGCGCGATCAGCGCGAGCGCGGTGAACGCGACCGCGACCGCGTAGCCGGACCAGATGCCCACTTGGAGCTTGCGCCGGTTGGCCTCCGACGCCATCTCCTGAATGAAGGCCGGATAGGTCACGGTGTCGCGCGGCGAGCGGTGCCCGCGAACGTCAGGCCGGGCCGACGAGTTCGGTCACGCGCTCGAGGACCGTGGCGAGCGCGAACGGCTTGCGCAGGTAGCCTTCCGCCAGTCGGTCGGCGCGGGCGGCCGCCTCCGCATACACTTCGCGGCCGACGGCGCTCATCAACAAAATCGGAGTGTCCGCTTCGGCGCGCAGATCGAAACACAGGTCGAAGCCGTTTTTGCGCGGCAGCAGTACGTCCACGAGGACCAGATCGGGCCGGTGCTCGCGAAACAGCTGAATGCCCTCGACGCCGTCGCGAGCGATCCGCGTGTCGTAGCCGTGCGCCGCCAGATAGTCGTTGATGATCGTCGCGTTGGTCTCGTCGTCTTCGACGATGAGGATGCGTTTGGCCACCAATCTTCCATTGTAGGCCCGTTCGCCGTCACGGTGGCACGAAACCGACCGCGCACATGTCGGGATCTGTCGCACCGCCTCGCGGCCGCCTCGCTGCCCGAGCGGCGACGGTGTCGCGGGCGCTCGGCGCCGGATCGCTCCCGACCCGGATGCGCGCATTCGCCAGGGTTTGCCCGATAGCGCCCCGCGTGCGCGCGTCCTACAGTGAATTCGACCGGGACACCAACCGGAAGCAGGGCCGCGGCGCCAGCCTGCCCCCCGATTCGGCGGCGCCGCGGCCCCTCTTTTTCGGCGGCGCGCCGGTCGCCGGCGGGGTCGCCGGTGCGCGCCGGACGCGTTGCCGTGCGGCGCGGCGGCGCACCGTTTCGGTGATAGCGTAATCGACATGCAGATCACCATCGACAGTCGCGCGCGTGCCCTCGCCGCCGCGCTAGTCGCGCTGCTCGCGCCGTGCGGCTGCGGCGACGGCGATGCGGCGGCGCCGGACGCCGGGCCATCCTGCGATCTGTCGCTCGACTTCGAGCGGGGCGACGACGGCCACCCCGATCCACTCGGCGCTGGCCCCGGCGAGGCGCGCGCGGGACGGTTGCGCGCCGATCAGTTGCCTCCGTCGCCCACCGGCCTCGCCATGTGGTCGCCCGGCGACTTCGTGCTCGCCAACGACCGCGTTGCGCTGGTCATCGAGGACGTCGGGCCGTCCGACGGCTACGACCCGTGGGGCGGGCGGCCGGTCGGCGCCGCCCGCGTCGCCGGCGGCGCGCTCGTCGATCCGATGGAGTTCGGCGAGTTCTTCGTGCTCACCAACCGCGACGCGGTGGTCACCCAGTCGGTGTCCGTCGTCGCCGACGGCTCCGACGGCGGCCCGGCGGTCGTGCGCGTCGACGGGTTCTTGTCGCCGCTGCCGTTTTTCGAGTGGATCGTCGGCGGGCTGTTTCGCGACACCTACCCCGACGTGCGAACCGCCATCGAGTACGTCCTCGAGCCCGACTCCGACACGGTCGACATCTACGTGGTCCACCGCTCGCCGCGCCAGGTGCCCGCCGAGGTCCACACGATCCTGCACGGCTTCATGTACGCCGCGCGCACTCCGGCGTTTTCACCCGGGGTGGGGTTCGACACCGACGGCGAGCCGGCCGACTACCTCGCCTTCATCGACGACGACGCGACGAGCTTCGCCTACTGGCGCGCCGACGGCGCGCTGCGTCCCGGCGTGAGCCAGTCGGGCTTCACGTCGAAGTTCTCGGCGGGGTTCACCATCGAGCCGTGCGCCGAGACCCGCCGCCACCACGCGCGCGTGACCATCGGCGGCCCGGGCGTCGACGGCATCGTCGCTGCCATGGCGCGCGCCACCGGCGCCGCCGTGCGCGAACTGTCCGGCACGGTGCGCGAGGCGGACGGCGCGCCCGCGGCCGGCGTGCGCGTGCACGCCGAGTCCGCCGCCGGCGACTACCTCACCCGCGCGCGCACCGGCGCGGACGGGCGCTACACGCTGCACGTCCCGGTCGACGCGGCCGTGCAACTCACTGCCTACCGGCGAGGCGACGAGGTCGTCGGTCCCGTGGCGGTCGCCGCCGGCGAGCCGGGGCCCGACCTCACGCTCGCTCCGGCGGGATGGGTACACGTGGAGGCGGTCGATGCGGACACGGGCGAGGCGCTGCCCGCGCGCATTCAGTTGTTGCCGGTCGACCGCGACGTACCGTCGGTGCCGGCGCGGTTCGGCGAGCCGATGCCGGGGCCCGGGCGGCTGCACGTCGAGTTCCCGATCGACGGTGTCGCGGTATTGCGCGCGCCCGTGGGCGCATGGGACGTCGTCGTGTCGCGCGGCTACGAGTACGAGATCGTGCGCCAACGCGTCACCGTCGACGCCGGCGCGACGGTCGAGGTGACGGCGCCGCTGGCGCACGTCGTCGACACGACCGGCGTGATGTGCGCCGACTTCCACATCCACACCCACCGGTCGGCGGACTCGGGAGACGACGCGCGTATGAAGGTGCGCAGTGCCATCGCGGACGGGCTCGAACTGCCGGTGCGCTCCGACCACGAGTACGCGCAGGGGTTCCAGCCGGAGATCGAAGACCTCGGCGTCGAACGGTGGGCGTATGGCGTGCCGTCGGTCGAACTCACGACGATGGAGTTTTACGGGCACTTCGGCGTGTTGCCGGCGATGCCCGATCCGACCGATGTCAACGGCGGCGCGCCCCGCTGGCAGCGCTACCCGACGGCCGAGGCGCCCGACACGCCGTTCGAGTCGCTGATGCCCAAGGAACTGTTCGCGCAGGTGCGGGCGCGGCCAGAAGCGCCGGTCATCATCATCAACCACCCGCGCGGCGGCGCGAACTACTTCGACTTCGTCGACTACGACCCGACCACGGGGATGGTCGGCTTCCCGGAGTTCTGGGACGAGGAGTTCGTGCTCGTCGAGGTGTTCAACGACGCGTCGTGGACGCAGCGGCTCGACCGCGAGGTGCGCGACTGGCTCGGCCTGCTCGACTCCGGCCGGCGCGTGTTCGCGGTCGGGTCGTCGGACTCGCACGGCGTGAGCCGGTCGCCCGTCGGCTATCCGCGGACGTGCCTGCGGCTCGGCACCGACGATCCGCGCGAACTCGACTGGGAGATCGTTCGCGACACGACCGCCGCCGGCGCCGCGACGATCAGCGGCGGGATCTACGTCGACGCGGCGGTCGGCTCGGTCGGTCCGGGCGGAGACGCCGACGGGCTCGGCGAGCGCGCCGACGTCCACGTCCGCGTGCAGGCCGCGAGCTGGGTGGACGTGGACGCCGTCGACGTCGTCGTGGACGGGGCCATCGTTGCGACGCTGCCGATCGCGCCCGCCGATGCCGACCCGGACAACCCCGCGGTCCGCTTCGAGCGCGACGTGTCGGTCGACGTGGCGCCCGGCGGCAGCTACGTAATCGTCGCGGCCTACGGCGACGCGCCGCTCGAGCCCGTGCATCCCGGCCGGCTGCCGTTCGGCGTCACCAACCCGATCTTCCTGCACCGCTGATCGGCGCGCCGCGGGTCGGTCGCGCCGCCGGGATGCCGGGCTCGGCCGCGAGCGATCAGAAGGTCGCCCGCGCCTGCGCGTAGCCGTACGTCTCGGCGTTGCCGCCGCCGGTGTCGTCGACGAACCCGCCGGGGACGAACTCGGACAGGCCGAACAGCAGCGCCAGGTGGGGCATCGGCGTCCACACGGCGGTCACGTCGATCTCGTCGCCGAGGTGAGACGACGCGTCGGCATTGCCGGCCCGCACGAGCGCGCCGCCGGCGTTGAACCAGCCGCCGGCGGGGTCGGCCAACCGGAGGTGGTGATAGTCGAGCTTGAGCTTGAGGCCGTCGACCGGCGCCGCGCCGACGCTGGCGCGCACGCTCAGGTGATTCGACCACGACGCCAGGTCCGCGTAGCCGTAGTGGAGGTGGTTGGTCGGAAGCAGGGTCTGGAACGTGCCGGCGTCGCCGTCGGTCGGGTCGCTGTCGCCCGAGCCGTACGCGACGCCGC from Deltaproteobacteria bacterium includes the following:
- a CDS encoding sensor histidine kinase; this translates as MASEANRRKLQVGIWSGYAVAVAFTALALIAHWQRLIAWSWTYYGLIVAKLATNTLAWWSLRRRVLVLEAQGLNLVADLVVITGAIYLTGAQTSPLFAAYVIEIAVVAMLSNRGITVLTSALAVACYGGMSLLVYAGVLPARPAPVDYTGGVTGAYVAVDFAVRFGLLAGLTYYLAAVLRVLRERERKLERHARALIDAQQHKREFMTNMTHELRTPIHGVLGVAEILESGVYGELTEQQRRAIDAARTNATQLLRMVDDLLALARADSGKLDVRRARFPLAPLLRETVSAARWMCGRKPLTIELDIAEDLPEIDSDRDLVAQLVVNLLSNAIKFTPDDGRVTVRARRRGTGWVEIVVDDTGVGIPAGELPHIFEPFRQVDGTSSRRYGGAGVGLSLVKTAAEALGGGVRADSAPGRGATFTVTLPLYAPVAGDGSRASSASDAADATSTTAR
- a CDS encoding carboxypeptidase regulatory-like domain-containing protein, with the protein product MQITIDSRARALAAALVALLAPCGCGDGDAAAPDAGPSCDLSLDFERGDDGHPDPLGAGPGEARAGRLRADQLPPSPTGLAMWSPGDFVLANDRVALVIEDVGPSDGYDPWGGRPVGAARVAGGALVDPMEFGEFFVLTNRDAVVTQSVSVVADGSDGGPAVVRVDGFLSPLPFFEWIVGGLFRDTYPDVRTAIEYVLEPDSDTVDIYVVHRSPRQVPAEVHTILHGFMYAARTPAFSPGVGFDTDGEPADYLAFIDDDATSFAYWRADGALRPGVSQSGFTSKFSAGFTIEPCAETRRHHARVTIGGPGVDGIVAAMARATGAAVRELSGTVREADGAPAAGVRVHAESAAGDYLTRARTGADGRYTLHVPVDAAVQLTAYRRGDEVVGPVAVAAGEPGPDLTLAPAGWVHVEAVDADTGEALPARIQLLPVDRDVPSVPARFGEPMPGPGRLHVEFPIDGVAVLRAPVGAWDVVVSRGYEYEIVRQRVTVDAGATVEVTAPLAHVVDTTGVMCADFHIHTHRSADSGDDARMKVRSAIADGLELPVRSDHEYAQGFQPEIEDLGVERWAYGVPSVELTTMEFYGHFGVLPAMPDPTDVNGGAPRWQRYPTAEAPDTPFESLMPKELFAQVRARPEAPVIIINHPRGGANYFDFVDYDPTTGMVGFPEFWDEEFVLVEVFNDASWTQRLDREVRDWLGLLDSGRRVFAVGSSDSHGVSRSPVGYPRTCLRLGTDDPRELDWEIVRDTTAAGAATISGGIYVDAAVGSVGPGGDADGLGERADVHVRVQAASWVDVDAVDVVVDGAIVATLPIAPADADPDNPAVRFERDVSVDVAPGGSYVIVAAYGDAPLEPVHPGRLPFGVTNPIFLHR
- a CDS encoding response regulator is translated as MVICMSITLSPKRCAAAPHGNASGAHRRPRRRPARRRKRGAAAPPNRGAGWRRGPASGWCPGRIHCRTRARGALSGKPWRMRASGSGAIRRRAPATPSPLGQRGGREAVRQIPTCARSVSCHRDGERAYNGRLVAKRILIVEDDETNATIINDYLAAHGYDTRIARDGVEGIQLFREHRPDLVLVDVLLPRKNGFDLCFDLRAEADTPILLMSAVGREVYAEAAARADRLAEGYLRKPFALATVLERVTELVGPA